In the genome of Paenibacillus pabuli, one region contains:
- a CDS encoding aldo/keto reductase family protein, translating to MEYRRLGGSGLKVSEISLGSWLTYGGYVERENAVKSIEAAFDEGINFFDTANVYERGAAEELLGQTLKAYSRDSYVLATKVFGKMGDGPNDQGLSRKHIKEQCEASLQRLGVDYVDIYYCHRYHNETPIEETLRALDDLVRQGKVLYVGVSQWTAAQMEAALGTADRLLLDHIVVNQPVYNMFDRYIESEIIPLGERKGIGQVVYSPLAQGLLTGKYTSVSDIPENSRAAKLGWDEGKINADRIGKVRQLIEVADKLDLKVGQLALAWILRQNNVSSALVGASRPEQVKENAAASGVKLDAAIVEEIEQILA from the coding sequence ATGGAATACCGTAGATTGGGTGGAAGCGGACTGAAAGTAAGCGAGATCAGCTTGGGTAGCTGGCTAACATACGGAGGGTATGTGGAACGTGAAAACGCGGTGAAATCAATTGAAGCCGCATTCGATGAAGGCATCAACTTTTTCGATACAGCCAATGTGTATGAGCGGGGTGCTGCAGAGGAGCTGCTAGGGCAGACATTGAAAGCGTATTCCCGTGATTCATATGTTCTGGCAACCAAGGTATTTGGCAAAATGGGTGACGGTCCAAATGACCAAGGATTATCCCGTAAACATATTAAGGAACAATGTGAAGCCAGTTTGCAGCGGCTGGGTGTTGATTATGTAGACATATATTATTGCCATCGCTATCATAACGAAACACCGATTGAAGAGACACTGCGAGCATTGGACGATCTGGTGCGGCAAGGCAAGGTGCTCTACGTAGGTGTTAGTCAATGGACCGCAGCACAGATGGAAGCTGCATTGGGTACCGCTGATCGCCTGCTGCTGGATCATATTGTGGTGAACCAGCCGGTGTACAACATGTTTGACCGCTACATCGAAAGTGAAATCATCCCGCTGGGTGAGCGCAAAGGTATTGGACAAGTCGTCTACTCCCCGCTTGCACAAGGGTTGCTGACTGGGAAATACACTTCCGTGTCGGACATTCCTGAGAACAGCCGGGCAGCGAAGCTGGGCTGGGATGAAGGCAAAATCAACGCTGATCGGATCGGTAAGGTTCGTCAGTTAATTGAAGTGGCGGACAAGCTGGACCTGAAGGTCGGTCAATTGGCTCTGGCGTGGATTCTCCGCCAAAATAACGTGTCCAGTGCGCTTGTAGGCGCAAGCCGCCCTGAACAGGTGAAAGAGAACGCGGCCGCTTCAGGTGTGAAGCTGGATGCTGCTATTGTTGAAGAAATTGAACAAATATTAGCTTAA